The following coding sequences lie in one Lolium perenne isolate Kyuss_39 chromosome 2, Kyuss_2.0, whole genome shotgun sequence genomic window:
- the LOC127331733 gene encoding 4-alpha-glucanotransferase DPE2 — MVKSLNTVTLIFKLPYYTQWGQSLVIAGSEPALGSWNVKQGLALSPVHQGNALVWSGQVSVAAGFTSEYSYYVVDDHKNVLRWESGNKKKLVLPEGVQDGDVVEIRDWWQDASEALFLRSAFKDVIFSGNENAKRALQSSSLSKSLDPEDIVVQFIISCPRLAAGSTVVVTGSNPSIGNWRAQDGLKLNYVGDSIWKANCVLRKAEFPIKYKYCQISEAGISSLEFGPNREVDVDYSSPKPARYILLSDGSLRESPWRGAGVAVPIFSIRSNEDLGVGEFLDLKLLVDWAVNSGFHLVQILPINDTSVNGMWWDSYPYSSLSVFALHPLYLRVQALSDAIPGDIKEEILHAKKQLDKKDVDYEASLATKLKIAKKIFNLEKDKVLNSASFKKFLSENEEWLKPYAAFCFLRDFFETSDHSQWGRFSQFSKEKLDKLVGEDTLHHDIIRFHYYIQYHLYTQLSDAAAYARKNKVILKGDLPIGVDRNSVDTWVNPTLFRMNTATGAPPDYFDKNGQNWGFPTYNWEEMSKDNYGWWRARLTQLAKYFTAYRIDHILGFFRIWELPEHAATGLVGKFRPSIPLSQEELLGDGIWDFDRLSRPYVRQELLEEKFGSLWTVIAANFLNEYQKQCYEFKEDCNTEKKIIAKIKTSPEKSLWLEKEDSIRRGLFDLLQNIVLIRDPEDSTKYYPRFNLEDTSSFRDIDEHSKNVIRRLYYDYYFARQESLWRQNALKTLPVLLDCSDMLACGEDLGLIPACVHPVMQELGLIGLRIQRMPSEPNCEFGIPSQYSYMTVCAPSCHDCSTLRAWWEENEGRRSRFYKSVIGSEDEPPSRCTPEVVHFIVQQHFDAPSMWAIFPLQDLLALKDKYTTRPAVEETINDPTNPRHYWRFRLHVPLESMLEDKDIQATIKELVTSSGRSYPGKKVDAAGGSGQKLTNGKA, encoded by the exons ATGGTGAAATCTTTAAATACGGTGACCTTGATCTTCAAGCTACCGTATTACACGCAATGGGGGCAGAGCCTCGTCATCGCCGGCTCTGAACCGGCGCTCGGATCTTGGAACGTCAAGCAAGGGTTGGCACTGAGCCCGGTTCACCAGGGGAACGCGCTAGTCTGGTCCGGCCAAGTTTCAGTCGCTGCTGGCTTCACCTCTGAGTACAGCTACTATGTGGTCGATGACCACAAGAATGTGTTGAGATGGGAGTCTGGGAATAAAAAGAAGTTAGTGCTGCCAGAAGGTGTGCAGGACGGAGACGTGGTCGAGATCCGTGACTGGTGGCAG GATGCCTCTGAAGCTCTTTTCCTTCGAAGTGCATTCAAGGATGTCATTTTCAGTGGAAATGAAAATGCGAAAAGAGCGCTGCAGTCATCTTCCCTCAGCAAAAGTTTGGACCCTGAAG ATATTGTCGTGCAATTTATCATTAGCTGTCCTAGACTAGCAGCTGGCTCTACT GTCGTCGTCACAGGAAGCAACCCTTCAATAGGAAATTGGCGAGCTCAAGATGGCCTCAAGCTCAACTATGTTGGAGATTCCATTTGGAAGGCAAACTGTGTGTTGAGAAAGGCGGAGTTCCCCATAAAATAT AAATACTGTCAAATTAGTGAAGCAGGAATCTCTTCATTGGAGTTCGGTCCAAACAGAGAAGTTGATGTGGATTATTCATCACCCAAACCAGCCAGATACATACTCTTATCTGATGGTTCCCTCCGG GAATCACCATGGAGGGGTGCTGGTGTTGCCGTACCGATATTTTCAATCAGGTCAAATGAAGACCTTGGTGTTGGAGAGTTCCTAGATCTTAAACTTCTTGTTGACTGGGCAGTCAATTCGGGTTTTCATCTTGTTCAGATCCTTCCTATCAATGATACTTCTGTCAACGGGATGTGGTGGGATTCATATCCATATAG CTCACTCTCTGTATTTGCACTACACCCCTTGTACCTGAGAGTACAAGCGCTTTCAGATGCTATTCCAGGGGATATTAAG GAAGAAATTTTACATGCAAAGAAGCAGCTGGACAAAAAG GATGTTGACTATGAGGCATCGTTGGCCACAAAGCTGAAAATTGCAAAAAAAATATTCAATTTAGAGAAGGACAAAGTATTAAATTCTGCTTCATTCAAGAAGTTCTTATCTGAAAATGAG GAATGGTTGAAACCATATGCTGCATTTTGTTTTCTGCGGGATTTCTTTGAGACATCAGATCACAGCCAATGGGGTCGGTTTTCTCAGTTCTCCAAGGAGAAG CTTGATAAGCTTGTCGGAGAAGATACTTTGCACCATGATATTATACGTTTTCATTACTATATCCAATATCATCTATATACGCAA TTATCGGATGCAGCTGCATATGCAAGGAAGAACAAAGTTATTCTGAAAGGAGATTTGCCTATTGGTGTTGATAGGAATAGTGTGGATACATGGGTAAACCCTACATTATTTCGCATGAATACAGCTACTGGTGCACCTCCAGATTATTTTGACAAAAATGGACAAAACTGGGGTTTTCCTACTTATAATTGGGAGGAGATGTCAAAGGATAATTATGGGTGGTGGCGAGCTCGTCTGACACAG TTGGCAAAATACTTCACAGCATATAGGATAGACCATATTTTGGGTTTCTTTAGGAtatgggagcttccagaacatgcTGCTACAGGTTTGGTCGGGAAATTTAGACCTTCAATTCCTCTTAGCCAG GAGGAGCTTCTAGGGGATGGTATCTGGGATTTTGATCGGTTGAGCCGCCCATATGTTCGTCAGGAATTGCTGGAG GAGAAGTTTGGATCTTTGTGGACAGTTATTGCAGCCAACTTTCTGAACGAGTATCAGAAGCAATGCTACGAG TTCAAAGAGGATTGCAACACTGAGAAAAAGATTATTGCAAAGATTAAAACCAGTCCTGAAAAATCACTCTGGCTGGAGAAAGAAGACAGTATTCGGCGTGGTCTGTTTGATCTACTACAG AATATAGTGCTGATCAGAGATCCAGAAGACTCTACAAAGTATTATCCTCGTTTTAACCTGGAAGATACTTCAAGTTTTAGGGACATAGATGAACATAG CAAAAATGTCATTAGAAGATTATACTATGACTACTATTTCGCTCGCCAAGAAAGTCTTTGGCGTCAAAATGCGTTGAAGACTCTGCCTGTCCTGTTGGACTGTTCGGATATGTTAGCATGCGGGGAAGATCTTGGTCTTATACCTGCTTGTGTTCACCCT GTTATGCAAGAACTTGGGTTGATTGGATTGCGTATCCAGAGAATGCCAAGTGAACCAAACTGTGAATTTGGTATTCCATCTCAATATAGCTATATGACG GTTTGTGCTCCCTCATGTCACGATTGCTCCACATTACGTGCTTGGTGGGAAGAAAATGAAGGTAGAAGAAGTCGCTTCTACAAGAGTGTAATTGGTAGTGAGGACGAGCCCCCATCTCGTTGCACCCCAGAAGTAGTGCACTTCATAGTTCAGCAGCATTTTGATGCTCCGTCAATGTGGGCAATCTTTCCGTTGCAG GACTTGCTCGCACTGAAAGACAAGTACACTACAAGACCAGCTGTCGAGGAAACAATCAACGACCCCACAAACCCAAGGCATTATTGGAGATTCC GCCTACATGTGCCACTGGAGTCTATGTTGGAGGACAAAGACATCCAAGCAACCATCAAGGAACTTGTCACAAGTAGTGGGAGGTCATATCCTGGCAAGAAAGTGGATGCCGCCGGAGGAAGTGGACAGAAGCTCACGAATGGTAAAGCTTAG
- the LOC127331732 gene encoding uncharacterized protein yields the protein MCPPPRSAPPMATVHYAAPPPPPTTHALSRPRADAAALLPDDGSDSESVAESSCPGTYSRQSASSGFLGGRDEDDDDGCSSCVEGNELGGGYHYQEADDDEDDEVSTATVWWKKRLAAGDSCAFQPSVAREEAEDPERVAARQAEDRKFWEDCLGTGYP from the coding sequence ATGTGCCCGCCTCCCCGCAGTGCGCCCCCCATGGCCACTGTGCATTacgcggcgccgccgccgccgccgaccaccCACGCGCTCTCGAGACCGCGCGCCGACGCCGCCGCGCTCCTCCCCGACGACGGCAGCGACAGCGAGAGCGTCGCGGAGTCGTCGTGCCCCGGCACGTACTCGCGCCAGTCGGCGTCGAGCGGCTTCCTCGGCGGccgcgacgaggacgacgacgacgggtGCAGCAGCTGCGTCGAGGGAAACGAGCTAGGCGGCGGCTACCACTACCAGGAAGctgacgacgacgaggacgacgaggtcaGCACCGCGACCGTGTGGTGGAAGAAGCGGCTAGCTGCCGGGGACAGCTGCGCGTTCCAGCCGTCGGTGGctcgcgaggaggcggaggacccGGAGCGGGTGGCGGCGCGGCAGGCGGAGGACCGCAAGTTCTGGGAGGACTGCCTCGGCACAGGGTATCCATGA
- the LOC127331734 gene encoding uncharacterized protein produces the protein MAVASLQCYPLLNSPPVSFQRPLSAGTPVRRRTGQATRSRLRRCYCSQSTERQSPDSSPPQLERLFSNVNQATMKHEPGSVTGSILLVAGTTVGAGILAIPAVTQEAGFLASAVTCIFCWMYMVVTGLLVAEVNVNTMCELGSGGVSLVSMTERTLGTFGVRTACFSYLFIHYALLVAYVARSSDIITNSLGIPLWESATLFSLAFGGLCYFGSQRVIGAVNGFLVFSIIASFTTLVVVASGNIQWSSLLETNFAAAPQSIPIIALSFVYQNVVPVLCTNLEGDLSKVRKAIVLGTAIPLALFLIWDAVILGTIPGLAGSETITDPLQQLRSSNGIVGPIVEAFSFLAIGTSYIGFVLGLSDFIADLLKLPSGQNKPLTYLVTLFPPLVLSLLDPEIFFKALDFAGTYGVLVLFGVFPAAMSWSERYSDELEAPISPIVPGGKVTLSFVMGGALLVIFSEIFKDILQLQGLH, from the exons ATGGCAGTAGCTTCTCTTCAGTGCTACCCTCTACTGAACTCACCACCGGTATCCTTTCAGCGCCCTCTCTCCGCAGGAACACCAGTGCGTAGAAGGACAGGACAAGCCACGAGGAGCCGGCTGCGACGATGCTACTGTTCCCAGTCTACCGAAAGGCAGTCACCGGATAGTTCACCACCACAGTTGGAGCGCCTCTTCTCCAATGTCAACCAGGCAACCATGAAGCACGAGCCTG GGAGTGTCACTGGGTCCATCTTGCTTGTGGCTGGCACAACG GTAGGGGCAGGCATCCTTGCAATCCCTgccgtcacacaagaagctggatTCTTGGCCTCAGCTGTTACATGCATTTTCTGCTGGATGTATATG GTTGTAACAGGGTTGTTAGTTGCTGAAGTAAATGTCAATACAATGTGTGAACTAGGATCTGGAGGCGTTTCCCTG GTTTCGATGACCGAGCGTACTCTAGGGACCTTTGGAGTAAGAACAGCTTG CTTTTCATATTTGTTTATACACTATGCACTTCTTGTCGCGTATGTGGCACGCTCTTCAGATATAATAACAAACTCACTGGGCATTCCACT ATGGGAGAGTGCTACCCTGTTTTCACTAGCTTTTGGTGGGTTATGTTACTTTGGAAG TCAGCGGGTCATTGGTGCCGTGAATGGTTTTTTGGTGTTCAGTATCATTGCGTCCTTCACAACTCTTGTG GTGGTGGCAAGTGGAAACATACAGTGGAGTTCTCTTCTTGAAACAAATTTTGCAGCTGCTCCCCAAAGTATACCAATAATTGCTCTTTCATTTGTATACCAG AATGTAGTTCCTGTCCTTTGTACAAATTTGGAGGGAGACCTGTCAAAAGTAAG AAAGGCTATTGTATTAGGTACTGCCATACCCCTTGCTCTGTTTCTCATATGGGATGCTGTCATCCTGGGGACAATTCCGGGGCTTGCAGGGAGTGAGACTATTACTGATCCACTACAACAACTTAGGTCAAGCAACGGTATAGTGGGG CCTATCGTTGAGGCATTCTCATTTCTTGCAATAGGCACATCATACATTGGATTTGTTCTAGGACTCTCAGACTTCATAGCAGACT TGCTCAAACTACCAAGTGGACAGAACAAACCTTTGACATATCTTGTAACTTTGTTCCCTCCGCTTGTTCTGTCCCTGCTTGATCCAGAGATATTTTTCAAGGCACTGGACTTTGCAGGAACTTATGGAG TTCTAGTACTCTTTGGAGTTTTTCCTGCAGCTATGTCTTGGTCAGAGAGATACTCAGATGAACTGGAAGCTCCTATATCCCCTATAGTTCCAGGAGGAAAAGTTACCCTCTCATTTGTTATGGGGGGTGCCTTGCTTGTAATTTTTTCAGAGATCTTCAAAGACATACTGCAGTTACAAGGACTACATTGA
- the LOC127328351 gene encoding pentatricopeptide repeat-containing protein At4g21065, translated as MNQHTFLALVKNAAAAVSPSASASSRRLPSLHAIYTKLGFHAYARVTNGFIQAYCATGRVTDARRVFDEMPRPDTVSFNSMIHGYALAGDVRSACHLFDHVPAPTPVTWTSMVTGFCRAGDVESARRVFEEMPERDLVSWNAMISGHAGNRQPVEALCLFGRMMEEGFAPNRGTLVSALSACASAGALETGKWVHAFVERRRLRWDVFLGTALVDMYAKCGAVDLALDVFTTRLKARNTCTWNAMINGLAMNGYSAKALDLFRQMELDGAVAPDEVTFVGVLLACSHGGYVDAGREHFSMIYNKYGVRLILEHYACMVDLLSRSGHLQEARKLIAEMPMKPDAVVWRALLGGCRLHRNVKMAETVITEMEATCSGDHVLLSNLYAAVGRWNGVEDVRRTMRSKGIEKVPGCSSIEMDGSIHEFISGDKSHPSYDDIHGKLVEIGGRMQQQGYVKDTAEVFYDIEDEEKEQALGHHSEKLAIAFGLIGAPPDATIRIVKNLRFCMDCHKFAKLVSEIYHREIVVRDRARFHHFRGGICSCNDFW; from the coding sequence ATGAACCAGCACACCTTCCTCGCCCTTGTCaagaacgccgccgccgccgtctcgcCCTCGGCCTCCGCCTCTTCTCGCCGCCTCCCCAGCCTCCACGCCATCTACACCAAGCTCGGCTTCCACGCCTACGCCCGCGTCACCAATGGCTTCATCCAGGCATACTGCGCCACAGGCCGAGTCACAGACGCGCGCAGGGTGTTCGACGAGATGCCACGCCCGGACACCGTCTCATTCAACTCCATGATCCACGGCTAcgcgctggccggcgacgtccgATCAGCATGCCACCTGTTCGACCACGTCCCAGCGCCCACGCCCGTCACATGGACGTCGATGGTCACCGGGTTCTGCCGCGCCGGGGACGTCGAGTCGGCGAGGCGCGTCTTCGAGGAGATGCCGGAGAGGGACCTGGTCTCCTGGAACGCGATGATATCCGGGCACGCCGGGAACCGGCAGCCCGTCGAGGCGCTCTGCCTCTTCGGGCGGATGATGGAGGAAGGGTTCGCGCCGAACCGTGGGACGCTCGTCAGCGCCTTGTCGGCGTGCGCGAGCGCCGGCGCGCTGGAGACGGGGAAGTGGGTGCACGCGTTCGTCGAGAGGAGGAGGCTCCGGTGGGACGTGTTCCTCGGCACCGCGCTGGTTGACATGTACGCCAAGTGTGGCGCTGTGGACCTTGCGCTGGATGTGTTCACCACCAGACTCAAGGCGAGGAACACGTGTACCTGGAATGCCATGATCAACGGCTTGGCCATGAACGGCTACTCAGCCAAGGCGTTGGACTTGTTTCGCCAAATGGAGCTTGACGGAGCGGTGGCGCCAGACGAGGTCACCTTTGTGGGAGTCCTCTTGGCGTGCAGCCATGGTGGATACGTGGACGCAGGAAGGGAGCATTTCAGCATGATTTACAACAAGTATGGCGTACGGCTAATCCTTGAACACTACGCGTGCATGGTTGATCTCCTTTCCCGGTCTGGCCATCTACAGGAAGCACGCAAGCTCATTGCAGAAATGCCGATGAAGCCAGATGCTGTCGTCTGGAGGGCCTTGCTTGGTGGATGCCGTCTCCACAGGAATGTCAAGATGGCCGAAACTGTCATAACTGAAATGGAAGCGACCTGCAGTGGCGACCATGTCCTCTTGTCAAATCTCTATGCTGCGGTAGGGAGATGGAACGGTGTTGAAGATGTTCGGAGGACCATGAGAAGCAAGGGGATTGAGAAGGTCCCTGGCTGCAGCTCTATTGAGATGGACGGTTCCATCCATGAATTCATTTCAGGTGACAAGTCACATCCATCATATGATGACATTCATGGAAAGCTGGTCGAGATTGGTGGAAGGATGCAACAGCAAGGCTATGTCAAAGATACCGCAGAGGTGTTCTATGACATTGAAGACGAAGAGAAAGAGCAGGCTCTTGGACATCACAGTGAGAAGCTTGCAATAGCGTTCGGACTCATTGGAGCACCTCCAGATGCTACAATCAGAATCGTAAAAAATCTTCGCTTTTGTATGGATTGCCACAAGTTTGCTAAGCTAGTGTCCGAGATCTATCATCGGGAAATTGTCGTTCGTGATAGAGCCAGGTTTCATCATTTTAGAGGGGGGATTTGTTCATGCAATGATTTTTGGTAG
- the LOC127331735 gene encoding uncharacterized protein, giving the protein MAETTENEHYTDEEEALVGDAEAGSGSEGEEEEADVGQKRKLPTKGSKRGVVYLSRVPPNMNPSHVRQMFSRYGEVQRIYLVPEGQGHRKHSNVHAKAYSEGWIEFAKRSVAKRVANLLNGEQIGGKKRSPFYYDIWNIKYLRKFRWDDLVGEIAQKTHIREQKLNLEITTAKKQRDHYLSNAENSRTQKFIRDRIKKKQKTEGKESNDVPETKIDRPIPRQNRSVEERGPKTKPKLSKSILAGVFGGS; this is encoded by the exons ATGGCGGAGACCACCGAGAACGAGCACTACACCGACGAAGAGGAAGCCTTGGTCGGGGATGCGGAAGCAGGCTCTGGGAGCGAAGGCGAGGAGGAGGAAGCAGACGTCGGCCAGAAGAGGAAGCTGCCGACCAAGGGGAGCAAGCGTGGCGTCGTCTACCTCAGCCGCGTGCCTCCCAACATGAACCCGTCGCACGTCCGCCAGATGTTCTCCAGGTACGGCGAGGTGCAGAGGATCTACCTCGTCCCCGAAG GTCAAGGCCATCGCAAGCATAGTAATGTTCACGCGAAGGCTTACTCTGAAGG GTGGATCGAGTTTGCAAAGAGAAGTGTTGCCAAGAGGGTGGCTAATCTGCTTAACGGTGAACAAATAG GTGGGAAGAAGAGGTCTCCCTTTTATTATGACATTTGGAACATAAAGTATCTCAGGAAGTTCAGATGGGATGATCTGGTTGGTGAGATAG CCCAGAAGACTCACATCAGGGAGCAGAAACTAAACCTGGAGATAACGACTGCAAAGAAACAACGTGATCACTATCTCTCTAATGCTGAAAATTCGCGTACACAGAAATTTATTAGAGACCGCATAAAAAAG AAGCAGAAGACTGAAGGAAAGGAGTCCAATGATGTCCCAGAAACAAAAATTGATCGTCCAATTCCTCGGCAGAATAGATCAGTTGAGGAGAGAGGCCCTAAGACAAAGCCTAAGCTCTCAAAGAGCATTTTAGCTGGA GTATTTGGTGGTTCATAA